In Pseudomonas nunensis, a single window of DNA contains:
- a CDS encoding sugar nucleotide-binding protein, which yields MRMRLMLLGGGNALGQALIRLGAEEDIGFLAPRPPQDGWDAASLTQLLDDTRPDALINLAYYFDWFQAEAVSEQRLAGQERAVERLAELCQHHNIVLLQPSSYRVFDGSRATAYSEKDEPVPLGLRGQALWRIEQSVRATCPQHVLLRFGWLLDDSPDGTLGRFLARAETPEELLMADDRRGNPTPVDDAARVIISVLKQLDCAAPLWGTYHYAGHEATTPLALGQAIITEARNLHELAIDAPTAQAHAARPDAAEEPQHAVLACKKILHTFGIKPRAWRAALPGLLDRFYRHG from the coding sequence ATGCGAATGCGCCTTATGTTACTGGGCGGCGGAAATGCCCTTGGGCAGGCGCTGATTCGCCTCGGTGCGGAGGAAGACATCGGTTTCCTCGCCCCCCGCCCACCACAAGACGGCTGGGACGCCGCGAGCTTGACGCAACTGCTCGACGACACCCGTCCGGACGCGCTGATCAACCTCGCCTACTACTTTGACTGGTTCCAGGCGGAGGCGGTCAGCGAACAGCGTCTGGCCGGGCAGGAACGCGCGGTCGAGCGCCTGGCCGAACTGTGCCAGCACCACAACATCGTTTTGCTGCAACCGTCGAGCTATCGCGTCTTCGACGGCTCCCGGGCCACGGCCTACAGCGAAAAAGACGAGCCGGTGCCCCTGGGCCTGCGCGGTCAGGCCTTGTGGCGGATCGAACAAAGCGTGCGCGCTACCTGCCCGCAACACGTATTGCTGCGTTTCGGCTGGCTGCTCGACGACAGCCCTGACGGCACCCTCGGGCGCTTCCTCGCGCGGGCTGAAACACCGGAAGAACTGCTGATGGCCGACGACCGCCGGGGTAATCCGACGCCGGTCGACGATGCGGCCCGGGTGATCATCTCGGTGCTCAAGCAACTCGATTGTGCGGCGCCGCTGTGGGGCACCTATCATTACGCCGGACATGAGGCGACCACGCCGCTGGCATTGGGGCAGGCGATCATCACCGAAGCACGCAACCTGCATGAACTGGCCATCGACGCGCCGACCGCCCAGGCTCACGCCGCCCGGCCCGACGCTGCCGAAGAGCCGCAACACGCGGTGCTGGCCTGCAAGAAAATTCTGCACACCTTCGGGATCAAGCCCCGCGCCTGGCGCGCGGCGCTCCCGGGCTTACTGGATAGGTTCTATCGCCATGGCTGA
- a CDS encoding NAD-dependent epimerase/dehydratase family protein codes for MADGPVFITGGAGFIGSHLTDALLAKGHSVRILDDLSTGKRSNLPLDNPKVELIVGDVADAALVARSMLGCSAVAHLAAVASVQASVDDPVKTHQSNFIGTLNVCEAMRQAGVKRVLFASSAAVYGNNGEGESIDEETAKAPLTPYASDKLAGEYYFDFYRRQHGLEPVVFRFFNIFGPRQDPSSPYSGVISIFSERAQKGLPITVFGDGEQTRDFVYVEDLVDLLVQAIEKPQIEVGAVNVGWNQATTLKQMLEALQQVVGELPPVSYGPARSGDIRHSRANNRRLLERFTYPEQTPMRVGLARLLGR; via the coding sequence ATGGCTGACGGCCCAGTTTTCATCACCGGCGGCGCCGGTTTCATCGGTTCGCACCTCACGGATGCCTTGCTCGCCAAGGGCCATTCGGTTCGGATTCTCGATGACCTGTCCACCGGCAAACGCAGCAACCTGCCGCTGGACAACCCCAAGGTCGAGCTGATCGTCGGCGACGTCGCCGATGCGGCACTGGTCGCCCGTTCCATGCTCGGTTGCAGCGCTGTGGCGCACCTGGCGGCGGTGGCCTCGGTGCAAGCGTCGGTGGACGATCCGGTGAAAACTCACCAGAGCAACTTCATCGGCACCCTGAATGTCTGCGAGGCGATGCGCCAGGCCGGCGTAAAACGTGTGCTGTTCGCCTCCAGTGCGGCGGTGTATGGCAACAACGGCGAAGGCGAGTCGATTGACGAAGAAACCGCCAAGGCGCCACTGACGCCATACGCTTCGGACAAACTGGCCGGCGAGTACTACTTCGATTTCTACCGCCGCCAGCATGGCCTGGAACCAGTGGTGTTCCGTTTCTTCAACATCTTCGGCCCGCGCCAGGATCCGTCCTCGCCGTACTCCGGGGTGATCAGCATCTTCAGCGAACGCGCGCAGAAAGGCCTGCCAATCACCGTGTTTGGTGATGGCGAGCAGACCCGGGATTTTGTCTACGTTGAGGATCTGGTGGATTTGCTGGTGCAGGCCATCGAGAAGCCGCAGATCGAAGTCGGCGCGGTGAATGTCGGCTGGAACCAGGCGACCACGCTCAAGCAAATGCTCGAAGCGTTGCAGCAAGTGGTCGGTGAGTTACCGCCAGTGAGCTACGGCCCGGCGCGTTCCGGTGACATCCGTCACTCGCGGGCGAACAATCGTCGGTTGCTGGAGCGGTTTACTTACCCTGAGCAGACGCCGATGCGTGTTGGGCTGGCGCGGTTGCTCGGCCGCTGA
- a CDS encoding OmpW/AlkL family protein, translating to MNKSKLCASLFALALAAPLAHAHEAGDIIVRAGAITVNPKADSSSVKVDQGPLAGADLGGKATMSSDTQLGLNFAYMIDSHWGIELLAASPFEHDVKIKGTALGAANGKLGTLKHLPPTLSVVYYPLDGKSAFQPYVGAGINYTWIYDEHVGSEAQANGFSNFKAKNSWGMAFQVGADYMITDNIMLNAQMRYIDIDTRATVENDAVAPGTRAKVNVDVDPFIYMVGLGYKF from the coding sequence ATGAACAAGTCCAAGCTCTGCGCCTCGCTGTTTGCCCTCGCGCTCGCAGCCCCGCTCGCCCACGCCCACGAGGCCGGCGACATCATCGTTCGCGCCGGTGCGATCACCGTCAACCCGAAAGCCGACAGCTCCAGCGTCAAGGTTGACCAGGGTCCGTTGGCCGGTGCCGATCTGGGTGGCAAGGCCACCATGAGCAGCGACACGCAACTGGGTTTGAACTTTGCCTACATGATCGACAGCCACTGGGGGATCGAGCTGCTGGCCGCCTCGCCGTTCGAGCATGACGTGAAGATCAAAGGCACTGCGTTGGGCGCGGCCAACGGCAAACTCGGCACCCTGAAACACCTGCCGCCGACCCTCAGCGTCGTGTACTACCCACTCGACGGCAAGTCCGCGTTCCAGCCGTATGTCGGCGCCGGTATCAACTACACCTGGATCTACGACGAACACGTCGGCAGCGAAGCCCAGGCCAACGGCTTCAGCAACTTCAAGGCGAAAAACTCCTGGGGCATGGCGTTCCAGGTTGGTGCTGACTACATGATCACCGACAACATCATGCTCAACGCCCAGATGCGCTACATCGACATCGACACCCGCGCGACCGTGGAAAACGACGCCGTGGCGCCGGGCACTCGGGCCAAGGTCAATGTGGATGTTGATCCATTCATCTACATGGTCGGGCTTGGTTACAAGTTCTAA
- a CDS encoding DUF3299 domain-containing protein — protein MPRALLALLMLVALPLWAAEPKDLTWSEMIPPDAPAEVPNMTPLHDLSQMSSTLESAPAAKQDLPNAPVVKSLDGQNIRLPGYIVPLEVSEEGRTTEFLLVPYFGACIHVPPPPSNQIVHVKSEVGVKLDELYQPYWIEGSLQVKASSSELADAGYQMEADKIYVYELPE, from the coding sequence ATGCCCCGCGCTCTGCTCGCGCTGTTGATGCTGGTCGCCCTGCCGCTGTGGGCGGCCGAGCCGAAGGATTTGACCTGGTCGGAAATGATCCCGCCGGACGCCCCGGCGGAAGTGCCGAACATGACGCCGCTGCATGATCTGTCGCAGATGAGCAGCACCCTTGAGTCGGCGCCTGCCGCCAAGCAGGACCTGCCGAATGCGCCGGTGGTGAAAAGCCTCGACGGTCAGAACATCCGCTTGCCGGGTTACATCGTGCCGCTGGAAGTGAGCGAGGAAGGACGCACGACGGAGTTTTTGCTGGTGCCGTACTTCGGCGCCTGCATCCACGTGCCGCCACCGCCGTCGAACCAGATCGTGCATGTGAAAAGCGAAGTCGGCGTGAAGCTGGATGAGTTGTATCAGCCGTACTGGATCGAGGGTTCGTTGCAGGTTAAAGCGTCCAGCAGCGAGTTGGCGGATGCGGGTTATCAGATGGAGGCGGACAAGATTTATGTGTATGAACTGCCGGAGTGA
- a CDS encoding ABC transporter permease — MYLFRLALASLANRRFTAILTAFAIALSVCLLLAVERVRTEAKASFASTISGTDLIVGARSGSVNLLLYSVFRIGNATNNIRWDSFEQFANNPKVKWAIPMSLGDSHRGYRVMGTTEAYFEHYQYGHQQHLELADGRAFATDPFEVVLGAEVADALHYKLGDKLVLSHGVAVISLVKHDDKPFTVVGILKRTGTPVDRTLHISLGGMEAIHIDWHNGVPAQGKGRISADQARNMDLTPQAITAFMLGLNSKISTFAVQREINEFRGEPMLAILPGVALQELWSLMSTAEKALFVVSLFVVLTGLIGMLTAILTSLNERRREMAILRSVGARPWHIATLLVLEAFALALSGVIAGVALLYVCIAAAQGYVQANYGLYLPLSWPSEYEWTLLGGILIAALLMGSVPAWRAYRQSLADGLSIRL; from the coding sequence ATGTATTTGTTTCGTCTAGCCCTGGCCAGCCTGGCTAACCGCCGCTTCACCGCGATACTCACCGCGTTCGCCATCGCCCTGTCGGTGTGCCTGCTGTTAGCGGTGGAACGCGTACGCACCGAAGCCAAGGCCAGTTTCGCCAGCACCATCAGCGGCACCGACCTGATCGTCGGCGCCCGTTCCGGTTCGGTGAATCTGTTGCTGTATTCGGTGTTCCGCATCGGCAACGCCACCAACAACATCCGTTGGGACAGCTTCGAACAATTCGCCAACAACCCGAAAGTGAAGTGGGCGATCCCGATGTCCCTCGGCGATTCCCATCGTGGTTATCGCGTGATGGGCACCACCGAGGCCTACTTCGAGCACTACCAGTACGGTCATCAGCAACACCTGGAACTGGCTGACGGCCGCGCCTTCGCCACCGACCCGTTCGAAGTGGTGCTCGGTGCCGAAGTCGCGGATGCGCTGCACTACAAACTCGGCGACAAACTGGTGTTGTCCCACGGCGTGGCGGTAATCAGCCTGGTCAAGCACGACGACAAACCCTTCACCGTGGTCGGCATTCTGAAACGCACCGGCACCCCGGTGGACCGCACGTTGCACATCAGCCTCGGCGGCATGGAAGCGATCCATATCGACTGGCACAACGGCGTGCCCGCCCAGGGCAAAGGCCGGATCAGCGCCGATCAGGCGCGCAACATGGACCTGACGCCGCAAGCGATCACCGCGTTCATGCTCGGCCTCAACAGCAAGATTTCGACCTTCGCGGTACAGCGTGAAATCAACGAATTCCGTGGCGAACCGATGCTGGCGATCCTGCCGGGCGTGGCGTTGCAGGAGCTGTGGAGTTTGATGAGCACCGCCGAAAAAGCCTTGTTCGTGGTCTCGCTGTTTGTGGTGTTGACCGGGTTAATCGGCATGCTCACGGCGATCCTCACCAGCCTCAATGAACGGCGCCGCGAAATGGCGATCCTGCGTTCGGTGGGCGCGCGGCCGTGGCACATCGCGACGCTGCTGGTGCTGGAAGCCTTTGCCCTGGCACTGTCCGGGGTGATTGCCGGCGTGGCGTTGTTGTACGTGTGCATCGCCGCCGCCCAAGGTTATGTGCAGGCGAATTACGGTTTGTACCTGCCGCTGTCGTGGCCGAGCGAATATGAATGGACGCTGCTCGGTGGCATCCTGATCGCGGCGCTGCTGATGGGCAGCGTGCCGGCCTGGCGCGCATATCGCCAATCACTGGCCGATGGCCTGTCGATCCGTTTATGA
- a CDS encoding ABC transporter ATP-binding protein gives MTQALIELSDLGFSWPGHPPLLDIPAFRLEPGETLFLKGPSGSGKTTLLGLLGGVQKPDRGSIRLLGQELTDLGAGARDRFRVDHTGYIFQQFNLLPFLSVRENVELPCHFSKLRAERAKQRHGSVDQAAATLLAHLGLKDESILGRRADSLSIGQQQRVAAARALIGQPELVIADEPTSALDYDARENFIRLLFAECREAGSSLLFVSHDQSLAPLFDRNLSLTELNRAATPFEV, from the coding sequence ATGACCCAAGCACTCATCGAACTGTCCGACCTGGGCTTCAGTTGGCCCGGTCATCCGCCGCTGCTGGATATCCCGGCGTTTCGCCTGGAGCCCGGTGAAACCCTGTTCCTCAAAGGCCCCAGCGGCAGTGGCAAGACCACCCTGCTCGGCCTGCTCGGCGGAGTGCAGAAGCCGGATCGCGGCAGCATCCGTTTGCTCGGCCAGGAGCTGACCGACCTCGGCGCCGGTGCGCGGGATCGCTTTCGTGTCGATCACACCGGCTACATCTTCCAGCAGTTCAACTTGCTGCCGTTTCTCTCGGTACGCGAGAACGTCGAGTTGCCCTGCCACTTTTCCAAATTGCGCGCCGAACGCGCGAAACAGCGCCACGGCAGCGTCGATCAGGCCGCCGCCACCCTCCTCGCGCATTTGGGTTTGAAGGATGAAAGCATCCTCGGCCGTCGTGCCGATTCATTGTCCATCGGCCAGCAACAACGGGTTGCCGCCGCTCGGGCGTTGATCGGCCAACCGGAACTGGTGATCGCCGACGAACCGACTTCGGCGCTGGACTACGACGCTCGCGAGAATTTCATTCGCCTGCTGTTCGCCGAGTGCCGCGAGGCGGGTTCTAGCCTGTTGTTCGTCAGCCATGACCAGAGCCTCGCGCCGCTGTTCGACCGCAACCTGTCGCTGACCGAGCTCAATCGCGCCGCCACCCCGTTCGAGGTCTGA
- a CDS encoding DUF2796 domain-containing protein, whose translation MRRLLLALPFALLPLAVAYAADEHGSLGAHEHGVGRLNAALDGQTLELELESPAMNLVGFEHAATSDADKAKVAAAKAKLENPLALFNLPKAAGCKVATQELESPLFGDKPDADDDHDEADKDGHEHHHDHSEIHAHYQFSCSAPGALKTLDLATIFNTFPATQKIQVQLISPSGQQGVEVTAKAAALKF comes from the coding sequence ATGCGTCGTCTGCTTCTCGCTCTGCCGTTTGCCCTGTTGCCGCTGGCCGTCGCCTATGCCGCTGATGAACACGGTAGCCTCGGCGCTCATGAACATGGCGTCGGCCGCCTGAACGCGGCGCTGGACGGCCAGACCCTGGAACTGGAACTGGAAAGCCCGGCGATGAACCTGGTGGGCTTCGAACACGCCGCCACCAGCGATGCCGACAAAGCCAAAGTCGCCGCCGCCAAGGCGAAGCTGGAAAACCCGCTGGCGCTGTTCAACCTGCCGAAAGCCGCCGGTTGCAAGGTCGCGACCCAGGAACTGGAAAGCCCGCTGTTCGGTGACAAGCCGGACGCCGACGATGATCACGACGAAGCGGACAAGGACGGTCACGAGCATCACCACGACCACAGCGAAATCCACGCCCACTACCAATTCAGTTGCTCGGCACCCGGCGCGCTGAAAACCCTGGACCTGGCGACGATCTTCAACACCTTCCCGGCGACCCAGAAGATTCAGGTACAACTGATCAGCCCGAGCGGCCAGCAAGGCGTTGAAGTGACGGCCAAGGCTGCAGCCCTGAAGTTCTGA
- a CDS encoding GtrA family protein, whose translation MSRQFLTFLLTGGTAAAVNFGSRVLYNQWTSFSTAVVLAYLTGMITAFILSRLFVFSDSQQAVHKSAMFFVLVNLVAILQTFLISVGLAYYVLPALGVTLLVPEIAHAIGVVVPVFTSYLGHKRWSFR comes from the coding sequence ATGTCCAGGCAGTTTCTGACTTTTCTGCTGACGGGCGGTACTGCCGCGGCCGTCAATTTCGGTTCCAGGGTTCTTTACAACCAGTGGACAAGTTTTTCGACTGCCGTCGTTCTGGCTTATCTAACGGGTATGATTACTGCCTTCATACTTTCAAGGCTTTTTGTCTTCTCCGACAGCCAGCAAGCAGTGCATAAATCTGCAATGTTCTTCGTGCTGGTCAATCTGGTTGCCATACTGCAAACCTTTTTGATCAGCGTGGGGCTCGCTTATTACGTCCTGCCTGCGCTGGGCGTCACCCTGCTGGTTCCGGAAATAGCTCACGCCATCGGTGTGGTTGTGCCGGTGTTCACCAGTTATCTGGGGCATAAAAGATGGTCGTTTCGTTAG